The window GGATGAATATTCGGATTGTAAAAGAAGGCTGTGATCTCGAAGCCCTCCAGAGAAAGCGCCTTCTGAACAACAGTCATACATGGAGCGCAGCATACATGCAGCAGCAGTGGAACAGACTTAACCTGCATATCTCACCAGCAGTTCTACTGCAACGGTGCATAAGGCACTCGCATACTGCGTTATGCTCAGTTGGTCTTCCTTGAAGTATATACTACTATACGTCTGCGTCGACCTCCTTCGTATGCCTTGTCTGCGAGCGCTTCTACACCGTTTCGTTACGAACCCTGGTGAAATATACAGGTTAGTCACAATAGCAATTCTTCCTGACCCCTGTGATCAAGCCCCAGATGCCTGCATGCTTTTGGAGTAGACATCCTTCCTCTGCTTGTTCTGTTCAGAAATCCGGCTGAAAGAAGAAAGGGCTCGACGACATCGATGAGAGTATCCTGTTCCTCGTTCAGGGTTGCAGCTAGAGCAGCGACACCAACCGGACCGCCTGTATACTGTTTTATGATTATCTGAAGATATTTCCTGTCCAGACTGTCCAGTCCGGCTTCATCGATACCATGAATATCCATTGCCTCAACTGCGACATCCTCTGTAATGGAATCCTTTTCTTCAACCTGCGCAAAATCGCGAACCCTCTTAAGAAGTCTGTTGGATATTCTGGGTGTTCCCCGGGACCGAAGAGCTATTGTCTCCGCTCCTCCATCAGTGATATCAATTTTAAGAATCGTTGATGATCTGCGAACAATTTCAGTAAGCTCGCTCGGAGTATAGAATTGCATGTGGAGCGACAGGCCGAATCTGTCCCTCATTGGTCCGGTGATAAGCCCGGCCCTCGTAGTGGCACCAACTATCGTGAATTCGGCGAGATCAAGTTTTACTGTTCGGGCATGAGGACCTGGATCAAGAATAATGTCTATTTCGAAATCCTCCATAGCGGGATACAGGTACTCTTCGACAATTCTTGGTAATCTGTGCATTTCATCGATGAAGAAGATATCACCCTGCTGAAGATTGGTGAGTATTCCTACCAGATCAGCAGCTCTTTCAAGAGCTGGGCCGGACGCGGAAACAAAACCTGCATTCATTTCGGTTGCTACTATATGAGCGAGAGTTGTCTTTCCAAGTCCGGGAGGACCGTGAAACAGAATATGATCAAGAGGTTCGCCTCTTCCGAGAGCAGCCTGAATGGCTATGGATAGTTTCTTAACTACAGATTCCTGCCCGATGTACCCGTCCAGATTCTTCGGTCGAAGAGAAGTAAGCGTGCTTTCGTCTATGCTCTCTGATCCGCCTGAAATAATAGACTCTCTGCTCACTTTCTGCTCCTGATTCTCATAGCGTATTTAATCATATCCGGAGTATCAGCATCATCTCCCAGTTCTTTAACCGTTTCAGAAAGGAGAGTTTCAGCTTCAGATGACGGTATACCAAGCTGTCGAAGTACGGCTCTGGCTTCACCAAGAGCAGCTGCGTCCAACCTCGATGATGATAGGGAACCATAGGCTTTCTCCATCTGATCCTGAAGTCTGGCTACAATCTGCCTTGCCCTCTTGTTTCCTATTCCGGGAAGTGCGGTCAGATAGGCATAATCCTCTGAAGCGATTGCGCCCCCTATCTCGAAAGGTGGTCTGGCCAATGCTTTTACAGCTGCTTTTACGCCTACTCCTGATACGGAGATGAACTGCT of the Candidatus Aegiribacteria sp. genome contains:
- the ruvB gene encoding Holliday junction branch migration DNA helicase RuvB → MSRESIISGGSESIDESTLTSLRPKNLDGYIGQESVVKKLSIAIQAALGRGEPLDHILFHGPPGLGKTTLAHIVATEMNAGFVSASGPALERAADLVGILTNLQQGDIFFIDEMHRLPRIVEEYLYPAMEDFEIDIILDPGPHARTVKLDLAEFTIVGATTRAGLITGPMRDRFGLSLHMQFYTPSELTEIVRRSSTILKIDITDGGAETIALRSRGTPRISNRLLKRVRDFAQVEEKDSITEDVAVEAMDIHGIDEAGLDSLDRKYLQIIIKQYTGGPVGVAALAATLNEEQDTLIDVVEPFLLSAGFLNRTSRGRMSTPKACRHLGLDHRGQEELLL